In a single window of the Aridibaculum aurantiacum genome:
- a CDS encoding sigma-70 family RNA polymerase sigma factor yields the protein MKAEFNEQQLLIGLAQNDPKAIETIYKNNFNMVQTFVLNNNGSYDDARDIFQEAMIVLYENVKMESFVLTCQIKTYVYSICRRLWLKRLQHINRFSGKVESLEETVPVEEDIEIQEKRNADFAIMERALGSLGEPCKSLLEAYYLQKKGMTEIAETFGYTNADNAKNQKYKCLVRLKKLFFAQYNIGE from the coding sequence GTGAAAGCTGAATTTAACGAGCAACAATTACTGATCGGACTGGCACAAAATGATCCTAAGGCCATAGAAACAATCTACAAGAATAACTTCAACATGGTTCAGACGTTCGTTTTAAACAACAATGGATCATATGATGATGCACGGGATATATTCCAGGAGGCGATGATTGTATTGTATGAAAATGTGAAAATGGAATCATTTGTCCTCACCTGCCAGATTAAAACATATGTTTATTCTATTTGCAGGCGTCTTTGGTTAAAGCGTCTTCAACATATAAATAGGTTTAGTGGCAAAGTAGAAAGCCTGGAGGAAACAGTACCTGTAGAGGAAGATATTGAGATACAGGAAAAGCGCAATGCAGATTTTGCTATTATGGAGCGTGCTTTAGGAAGTTTGGGTGAACCATGTAAAAGCTTATTGGAAGCTTATTACTTACAGAAGAAAGGGATGACGGAGATAGCTGAAACTTTTGGTTACACAAACGCTGACAACGCCAAGAACCAGAAATACAAATGCCTCGTAAGACTGAAGAAACTATTCTTTGCACAATATAATATAGGAGAGTAA
- a CDS encoding DEAD/DEAH box helicase, which translates to MMTFEGLGINEKLIQATTELGFVTPTPIQEKAIPVLLSGTKDFVGLAQTGTGKTAAFGLPLLQLIEVQNKFPQALIVCPTRELCLQIVKDLEQFKTYIKGMHVVAVYGGTSISMQIRDLRRGVQIVVATPGRLIDLIERKAVDLEQIKYVVLDEADEMLNMGFRDDIEFILKNTPNRESTWLFSATMPPEVKQVSKRYMTQPVEVTVGKANTGNVNIDHQYYVTSAHNRYETLKRIIDFNPGIYGIVFTRTKLDAQDISEKLTREGYDIDALHGDLTQGQRDKVMGQFRDKTLQLLIATDVAARGIDVSGITHVINYELPDDVEVYTHRSGRTGRAGKHGISLSIVHSREVFKLRQIEKIVQQPFHKLDIPSGKDVCRKQFFFFMDKLLQADISHGDYETYLPMLQEKFADVSKEEVLKRVAAMEFDRFLKYYENAEDLNVRESSRQSRDMRSGARDDRDQTRRRDTRGREFGNGDFQRLFVNLGTKDGFYKASFLQFILDMSDLKKDVLGRIDMKEMNSWIEIDKTAANKMIKALDGKPFKGRRIRMNDANSRG; encoded by the coding sequence ATGATGACATTTGAAGGGTTGGGTATCAATGAAAAGTTGATACAGGCAACCACAGAGTTGGGATTTGTGACCCCAACTCCTATTCAGGAAAAGGCTATCCCTGTATTACTCAGTGGAACGAAAGACTTTGTAGGATTAGCACAAACAGGAACAGGAAAGACTGCAGCATTTGGTTTACCATTATTACAACTAATAGAGGTTCAAAATAAATTTCCACAGGCGCTTATTGTATGTCCAACACGCGAACTCTGCTTGCAGATCGTAAAGGACCTGGAACAATTTAAAACTTATATCAAAGGCATGCACGTGGTAGCCGTATATGGCGGTACTAGTATCAGCATGCAGATCCGCGACCTGAGAAGGGGTGTACAGATAGTAGTTGCAACACCAGGAAGGTTGATTGACCTGATAGAGCGTAAGGCTGTAGACCTGGAGCAAATCAAGTACGTGGTACTGGATGAGGCTGATGAAATGCTAAACATGGGTTTCAGGGATGATATAGAATTCATTCTTAAGAACACTCCTAACCGTGAAAGCACCTGGCTGTTTAGTGCTACAATGCCACCTGAAGTAAAACAGGTAAGCAAGCGCTACATGACTCAGCCGGTGGAAGTAACAGTGGGTAAGGCCAATACAGGTAATGTGAACATTGATCACCAGTATTATGTTACATCTGCGCACAACAGGTACGAAACGCTGAAAAGGATCATTGATTTTAACCCAGGTATCTATGGCATTGTATTCACCCGTACAAAGCTGGATGCACAGGATATTTCGGAAAAACTTACACGTGAAGGATATGATATAGATGCTTTGCACGGTGACCTTACCCAAGGACAGCGCGACAAGGTAATGGGTCAATTCCGCGACAAGACCTTGCAATTGCTGATAGCTACAGACGTAGCTGCAAGAGGTATTGATGTATCGGGTATTACGCACGTAATTAATTACGAATTGCCAGACGATGTAGAAGTATACACGCACAGAAGTGGTCGTACTGGTAGGGCGGGCAAACATGGAATTAGCTTGTCTATCGTTCACTCACGTGAGGTGTTTAAACTGCGCCAGATAGAAAAGATCGTACAGCAGCCTTTCCACAAATTGGATATTCCAAGTGGTAAGGATGTATGTCGTAAGCAGTTCTTCTTCTTTATGGACAAACTGCTGCAGGCAGATATCAGCCATGGCGATTACGAAACTTACCTGCCTATGCTGCAAGAGAAGTTTGCTGATGTTTCAAAAGAAGAGGTTCTGAAGCGTGTAGCTGCAATGGAATTTGACAGGTTCCTGAAATACTATGAGAATGCTGAAGATCTGAATGTTCGCGAAAGCAGCAGGCAGTCGAGGGACATGAGGTCTGGTGCAAGGGACGACCGAGATCAAACCCGCCGCCGCGACACTCGTGGACGTGAATTTGGCAACGGAGATTTCCAGCGCCTGTTTGTAAACCTTGGAACAAAAGATGGTTTTTATAAAGCCAGCTTCCTGCAGTTTATTCTTGACATGAGCGACCTGAAAAAGGATGTTCTGGGAAGGATCGATATGAAGGAAATGAACAGCTGGATTGAAATAGATAAAACTGCTGCAAACAAAATGATCAAGGCATTGGATGGTAAACCATTCAAAGGCAGAAGGATCAGGATGAATGATGCAAACAGCAGGGGATAA
- a CDS encoding alpha-ketoglutarate-dependent dioxygenase AlkB, with product MLTLFPVEPIYPAGFSYTPNFISQSEEEHLLEVAKQIPLHNMQFKEYVANRRVASFGYDYSFDNGRLTQGKEIPAEFQFLVKKVTDYLQLPSTAIAELLVTEYQPGTVINWHRDAPPFGLIAGISLLSSCNFRLRPHEKEKQSRANTISLTVEPRSLYVMDGEARTAWQHSISPVKSTRYSITLRTLKDT from the coding sequence ATGCTCACTTTGTTTCCAGTAGAACCGATTTATCCTGCAGGATTTTCCTATACACCCAACTTTATTAGTCAAAGCGAAGAAGAGCATTTGCTGGAAGTTGCAAAGCAGATACCTCTCCACAACATGCAGTTCAAAGAATATGTAGCTAATAGACGAGTTGCTAGTTTTGGATACGATTACAGCTTCGACAATGGCAGATTAACGCAAGGAAAAGAGATACCGGCTGAGTTTCAGTTCCTGGTCAAAAAAGTGACAGATTATTTACAACTGCCTTCGACTGCTATTGCAGAATTACTAGTAACAGAATATCAACCAGGAACAGTTATCAACTGGCATAGGGATGCTCCTCCTTTTGGCTTGATTGCAGGCATTTCACTTTTATCAAGCTGCAACTTTCGCTTAAGACCTCATGAAAAAGAAAAGCAGTCACGCGCTAATACTATTTCTCTTACAGTAGAACCGAGGTCGCTTTACGTAATGGATGGTGAAGCACGAACTGCATGGCAGCATAGCATATCACCGGTAAAATCTACGCGCTATTCTATTACTTTACGTACACTAAAAGACACC
- a CDS encoding S1C family serine protease translates to MEDILLFDAIERYLDGKMSAEEKAWFEDLRNNNPEVDQLVVEHNMFLHQMDNYSSTRAFKHELQNVHCQLVASGAIKETPAGSESKVILLWRKYKRVTAIAAIIAFVTTLFISSLVSYYAPAKADKEIRELSRVVKDLHLKVNVQNSEINQIKTKVPLEEKAKGGGTSFLIDGSGLLVTNAHVVRGASTILLQNTKGQQFKATIVHLDEAKDLAILKIEDADYKPFAQLPYSIRNTSLDLGEPIFTLGYPRDEIVYNEGYTSAKTGFNGDTVTCQIAVAANPGNSGGPVLNKNGEVVGVVSTSQTTAEGVVFAIKSKNIHQALDELKRDTSFQKTKLPAASSLKGLDRVQQIKQIQDCVFMVKTFTR, encoded by the coding sequence ATGGAAGACATTTTATTATTCGATGCCATTGAGCGCTACCTGGACGGCAAGATGAGTGCTGAAGAAAAGGCGTGGTTCGAAGATTTGCGTAACAACAACCCTGAAGTGGATCAACTGGTAGTAGAGCACAACATGTTCCTGCACCAGATGGATAACTATTCTTCGACCCGTGCTTTTAAGCATGAACTGCAAAATGTTCACTGCCAACTGGTAGCTTCAGGTGCAATCAAAGAAACACCGGCCGGTTCAGAAAGCAAGGTGATCCTTCTTTGGAGGAAATACAAGCGTGTAACTGCCATTGCTGCTATCATTGCATTTGTCACTACCTTATTCATTAGTAGCCTTGTTAGTTATTATGCACCGGCAAAAGCAGATAAAGAAATCCGCGAATTGTCAAGGGTTGTAAAAGATCTGCACCTGAAAGTAAATGTTCAGAACAGCGAGATCAACCAGATAAAGACAAAAGTGCCTTTAGAAGAAAAAGCTAAAGGTGGTGGCACAAGCTTTCTTATTGATGGAAGTGGTTTATTGGTTACCAATGCGCATGTTGTTCGCGGTGCATCAACCATTTTATTACAGAATACCAAAGGCCAGCAGTTTAAAGCTACCATTGTACACCTGGATGAGGCGAAAGATCTTGCTATTCTTAAAATAGAAGATGCAGACTACAAACCTTTCGCACAGTTACCGTACAGCATTCGCAACACAAGCCTCGACCTTGGTGAACCCATCTTTACATTAGGATATCCAAGAGATGAAATTGTGTACAATGAAGGATATACAAGTGCTAAGACTGGCTTTAACGGTGATACCGTAACCTGCCAGATAGCAGTAGCTGCAAACCCAGGTAATAGTGGCGGGCCGGTGTTAAATAAAAATGGTGAAGTAGTTGGTGTAGTTAGTACCTCACAAACTACAGCTGAAGGTGTTGTTTTCGCTATCAAGTCAAAAAATATTCACCAGGCGCTTGATGAACTAAAAAGAGATACTTCTTTCCAGAAAACAAAATTGCCTGCGGCCTCAAGCCTGAAAGGTCTTGACCGTGTGCAGCAAATAAAGCAGATACAGGATTGCGTATTTATGGTTAAAACATTTACCCGCTAA